Genomic DNA from Gimesia aquarii:
GTATCCAGCAAACCAACGGCCGGTGCTTCACTGTTGGAAAAAGGAAGCAACGTACTTACATCACCCTGTCTTTGTTCGCTACGACGAATTAAGGGCAGGCCATAACTTTTTATCATTTCAGCGACTTCTTCAAAGCGTTCCTGGTGCCGGGGAACCAGAATGAGTCGAAGACTCGGAAAATATTTCCTGGCTTCCAGATAAATATCCAGAGCAATACGTTCTTCAGGAGACTGTGTACTACCTGCAACCAAAACAGTCTGTGCTGTATTTAACCGAAATGTACTTCGGAGCTCGGCTGTTAACGGATTGTCCCGCTCAACTTCAATACCGTCAAACTTTATGGAACCAGTAATATGAATACGGTCTGAATTACCTTTGAGACTTCGAAACCGCTCAGCATAATTCTCTGTCTGCGTTGCAATCAAATGGAGCCGATTCAAGAGAGGACCGATCAATTTGCGAATCCGCCAATATCCACGAAAACTCTTTTCGCTTAAGCGACCGTTGATAATAGAGACTGGTATTTTTAACTCAGCAGCAGCGAGTACAAAATTTGGCCAAAGTTCCATTTCCACCAGAATCACCGCCGTTGGTTGAATTCGCTGAAGGGCACGCTTGACTGCCCATGAAAAATCGAGCGGAAAATAACAAATACGATATTGGGGAAATTTCTCTTGAGCGACAGTAAACCCGGTATGAGTTGTCGTCGTGATGACAAACTCCACATCTGGAATCTGCTCTTGAATTTGATCTAATAACGGTGGCAGTTGAAGCACTTCACCGACACTGACGGCGTGAAACCAAAGACAGGGACGATCTTCATCCCGACAAGGCAGGTTTCCCAGAAACTTCTGACTCCAACCAGATCGATATTTCTTTTGAACCAAAACCCGATACAGAATGATCGGGAAAACAACTGCCAACAACAGGCAATAAACAAGGTTCAAAAGATAAGAAATTAAACGCACGGGATTCCATTCCCTTATCAAATTCTGGTGTTGCCTGAGCACATTACTGTTTAAAAACTACAGGTTCTTGCCGCAGCACTTTTTATATTTTTTCCCGCTACCGCAAGGGCACGGATCGTTCCTGCCTACTTTGGGTTGCTGATTCACAATCGGATCAATTGTTTGCTGTGATGGCTCTGAAGGACTTCCCGATTCCTCTCCAGACTCATCATAACCATAATCATCTGAGACCTCTTCATGTACCGTCGAAGTGACCTGCCATAAAGAACCAACAAAATCAGGACTCTGTTTTTCCAATCGGAAGATGGCTGAGGTGACTTGCTGACCAATCCGACCCCACATCGCATCGAAGGCCTTCATCCCTTCGCGACGATATTCTACCTTGGGATCTTTTTGGGCATAACCAACCAGACCAATTCCGGCCCGTAAATGGTCCATGTAATACAAATGGTCTTTCCAAGATGTATCTAATACTTCCAGAATGAGCGAACGTTCTGCCTGACTTAGTTCGGGGCGATACCGATGATTGTAAGCTTGATACAACCGTGTTCGAATCTCATCATCAGATAGAGGTTCTAGCTCTTCCGTCGTTAAATTCGTCTCCAGTTCCTGATTGGCCCATTCAACCAGTTCTCCTAACGCCGGATTGTGAGAACCTCCATGAACTCCATTCCCGGAAGCAACAGTGGCTTCTTCCGAGTATGCTTTAGTAAGAAACTGTTCGATCTGTGAAGAAGCTTCTCCATTGACAAAAACTTTCTCACTTTCAGTGGAAAGAATCTGTTGGATTTCATTAACGGGCTTACCTTTCAACGATTCCAATTCCAGATTCGTTTGGAACCTTGTATTAGCCCATTTCACCAGTCCAATACGACTATTCGCTTCATTACCGGGCTGTTGATTTCCGAGGAAATTATACATACCAACAGTTACAGGAAACGTCACTTCTTTTTCGCGGTATAGTTCTTTGACTTTTTCAAGGACCTTCTCTTTGGCTTCAGGAATACTCAGATCTTTAAAATCCTCAGGATCGGCGGTAATCCCAAACTGATAATCCAAATATCCAACTAGAGAACGCGTACCCCAGCTTGGATCGAGGAAGGTCTCTAACGGTGAAAAATCAATGCGACCAATGGCTTTCTGTGCATGATCGTATAAAGTCTGATGTAGACCATCTTTGCCGCTTTTCTTCAACTCACGCTCATTCAAATTTAAGCTAAAGTGAGCGTTGGCCCATTTAGCGAGTGCCTGCCAGTTCCAATCATCTTCGTACTCTTCTGGCAAGTTCTCTTCAATCTGTTCGGCAATTAAATCATCAGCTTGTCGACTTGCTTCATCTTTGAGGTAGCTGACTAATTGCTCAAACGTCATATCCCGAACACTGACAGCTTCGACGTCAATATGCGCTTCCTGACCACACCAGGCTGCGATCGTATCCCAGCGGTAATTACTGTCGAGCAAGCGATCGGTTTCTTCATCTACCTGTCGTTCGATCATTTCTAAAATCAAATCGCGGCAATTACAGCCATCCAGGATTTGTTGTCGGTAGCCGTAGACGTTTTTACGTTGCTCGTCCATCACTTCATCGTATTCGAGCAGATGCTTACGCTGTTCAAAATGGCGTTCTTCAACCTTTTTCTGAGCACCTTCAATCCGGTTTGAGACCATGCGGCTCTCAATCGCTTCGCCTTCTTCCATACCCATGCGGGACAAAATCGACTTGACCCAATCCCCCGCAAAGACCCGCATCAGTTTGTCTTCCAGAGAGAGAAAGAAACGACTGGAACCCGGATCTCCCTGACGACCAGACCGACCACGTAACTGCAAATCAATACGGCGGGAGTCATGACGCTCTGAGCCGATCACATGCAATCCGCCCAGTTGGGTGACCTCTTCCGCTTCAACATCCATGCCTTCCCGTTTTTCGATTTCTTTGACAAGCTGATCCCACTCTGCTTTAGGAACCTGTAAACGAGATTCATATTTCTGACTCAATTCATCCCAGGCAATATGCTCGGCACTACCCCCCAGGATGATATCGGTACCTCGACCGGCCATATTGGTCGCAATCGTGACGGCCCCTTTGCGCCCCGCCTGTGCGATAATTTCCGCTTCGCGCTCGTGCTGCTTTGCATTGAGTACGTTATGCTGTATTCCATATTTACTCAATTTATGGCTGACGATTTCCGACTGTTCAATGGATACCGTTCCCACCAGAATGGGGCAACCTTTTTCATGCACTTCGCGCACTTCATCAGCAATCGCAGTCCACTTTTCTTTCTCAGTCTGATAAATCACGTCGGGATGATTGATTCGCTGCATCGGACGATTCGTAGGAATGCTGACCACATCCAGTTGATATATCTTCCAAAACTCTTCCGCTTCGGTCATAGCGGTACCAGTCATCCCCGCAAGCTTATCATAGAGTTTGAAGAAATTTTGTAAGGTAATTGTTGCCAGAGTTTGCGATTCTTCTTTAATCCGAACGCCCTCTTTGGCCTCCACAGCCTGATGCAAGCCATCGCCCCACTGACGTCCCGGCATCAAGCGACCTGTATGATCATCGACGATAATCACTTCGCCCTGTTGAACGACATAATTCACATCTCGTTTATAAAGATGATGGGCTTTGAGTGCATTATCGATTAAATGAGGCCACTCCATATTGCCGGCCGTGTAAAAACTTTCCACTCCAGCCAGTTCTTCCGCGTGTTTGACACCTGCATCAGTTAAGTGACATGTATGTTCTTTTTCTTTGACCTCAAAATCGACGCCCACTTTGAGCTTCATTGAGACGGAATTTGCCTTGGAATATTTTGTGAGATCATCCTGAGCCGGCCCGGAAATTATGAGTGGTGTTCGGGCTTCATCGATCAGAATATTGTCAATTTCATCGACAACAGCATAATGAAGAGGCCCCTGTACCTGCAGCTCTTTCACAGGTTTCATATTGTCGCGCAGATAATCAAAACCGAATTCATTATTCGTTCCATACGTAATATCACAGGCGTAATGCTTCTGCCGTTCTTCAGGTCCCATTCGAGACTGAATGGCACCGACGGTCAATCCCAGGGCAATATGAATCGGCCCCATCCACTCCATATCACGTTGCGCAAGATAATCGTTAACGGTTACAATATGGACCTTGCCGGACAAGGCATTCAGAAACGCGGGTAAGGAAGAAACCAATGTCTTCCCTTCTCCCGTTACCATTTCAGCAATCATGCCTTTATGTAGAAAGTAGCCTCCAATCATCTGCACGGAGTAATGCCGCATATTCAAATTACGCCAGGCAGATTCCCTAACCGCGGCAAATGCATAGGTCAGAATATCATCCAGCGTTTCACCGGCTTCCAACCGCGCGCGCAATTTCGATGCGGTCTGTTTTAATTCTTCATCAGATAGTTTCTGTAATTCAGGTTCGAAGCTATCGATTTCAGCCAGCATCGAGCCAGGTACAACTTCATCGTTGCCTTCTTTGTCTCTGACGAATCCCAGTTTTCGAATTTGTCGCTCGTTTGATGAACCGAACAGACCCGTTAAAAATCGTTCGAACCATGCCGTTACAACAGTCAGCCATTCACCTAGTTTGTCAAGGAATTCCATTTTTTAACCTGAACTCGAATTCTCGAAAATAGTCTATCTATCGCCTCTGGTTCATTTCACGCTGACTGTCATACTGGCAGTAGCAACGTTCCATTCAAGAATTGACAGAGCGCGTATCGCCAAACGATGCCCTGTAACCAGAATACATGTAATTTCTGTAAGTTCTTCTCTTTCCGAAGTTTATTTATTTTGAAAAGTATGGTCAATGGCGGTATTTGCTTCCTGTTTGACCATGGCTTCGGGAGATTCAGAGGCTCACTCATACTGAAATGCAACCAATGTGCCAAGTCTGGGGCATTTGTAATATCTACCTCTGGATCTTTTAACCGAAATGCTTATATTTTCATGGGATGGATCAGAACCCAACCTTTCAACTGATTCATACTTAAACCCTTACGGAGATTACAGATGTATAATGGACCTGATTCAGAAAAATACCAGGCAGGTAATCCTCCCGCTCCTCCTGCAGACAACTCCGAAATGATCATCAGCTCCGATACTTACCGAGAAAACCGCATTCCCGCTGGTCAAACTCGAACCCGAAAATGGCCGGTCCTGCACGCAACCGATGTTCCCAAGATCAATCTCGACACCTGGAAACTGGAAATTAGTGGTCTCGTCAAAAATCCCCTTTCTTTTAACTGGAATGAATTTCAACAATTACCGCGCACACAAGTCTTCGCAGACTTCCACTGTGTGACCCGCTGGTCCCGCTTGGGAAATCTTTGGGAAGGTGTCTCCGCGAAAGAAATCATGCAACGCGCCGGAGTCCAACCTGAAGCCCATTATGTCATCGCCACCGGTTACGATGATGGCTGGACTACAAACCTCCCGCTAAAGGATTTCCAATCGGAAGACGTTCTCTTATGTGACAAACATGACGATGAGCCTCTTGACCCCGATCACGGCGGGCCTCTGCGTTTAATTATTCCCCTCCTCTACGCCTGGAAAAGTGCCAAATGGATTACAAAAATCGAGTTCGTCGCCGACGACTCGCCCGGCTATTGGGAACGCGGTGGCTATCACAATCATGGTGACCCCTGGGTCATGAATGAAGACAACCCCGACGGCGAACGCTTTCAATCAAAAGATGACATCCCTCCCGGCTTTTTTGACTAAGTAACGACGTTCAATATTTTCACCCAAAAAATCCCATTGACAATTTCGGGAACCCCCGAATGGAATTCCCTTCCTAAAACGGTGACCACTTTTCTTCTTGACATCATCGCGCCGTTCTCGAAACTCTGTGATCTGCGTCGCGCGCGCGTGGAAATTTTTTCTTCGCGGTGAATACTTCTGGTCCTGTTGATTTCATCACTATAAAAGTCCCTTGTTTTTGATGATTGGATCATGAACATGCTGAACAAGCTCTTCATCATCACCCTCATTTCAGACTACTTTCAACTACATTTGCATCATCAACACCGCTCATATCGGTCAAACTCAAGACAAAAATGCGCAAATCTTTCTGGCTTGACTGGCCCACGCCATTCCAGATCATGTTAGATATTCGATCACGACTAAATCACGTTTTCATATTTCTGAAATGATCTGAATACACAAACGAAAAACACACAACCTTGCGATATACACTCTGTTACTAGAGTTTTTTTGCATTGTCATGTGACCACAGACATATTCTAACCGATATGACGACAACGCCTGAGATGAATATCTGCTGAGCAGTCGGATTAACATGCCACTCACAGCTACGCTTTTAAAGCACTAAATAAATCCATTGATTAGCTTGTCCTTCTAGACCACAACCGATGAATCTACTTATACGATCTTCAGGTAAATGGATTTTTTTCGAAAATAAATGAACCAAACGGGAACTGATTACGACTATAGTCACAGTTCCATGACACGATCACCCAACCAAATCCTTGACGAGTTGCTAGTGCTGAAATGCCAGGATGGTGACATCAAGGCTTTCAAAACTCTTGTCTCTCGTTGGCACAACCGGTTGCGGCGGCATGCCTGGTATTTAACTCAAGACTGGGAAGCTGCGGGAGACATCGTTCAGGATGCCTGGTTGGATATCATTCGTACCATTCGTCGGTTGAAAGACCCATCGTCATTTCGGAACTGGGCGTACCGCATTGTGGCGAACAAAGCAACCGACTGGGTGCGACGCAAACAGCGACAAAGAACATTGTGGACGGAAATAGCGCACCAAAAAAAGAGTGCGGGTGACTCCACAGCGCAACAAGGAAACAAGTCACATGTGCAGTCAATAATTCAACAAGGTATCAAAGCATTGTCGACAAGCAGCCAACAGATTCTTTCCATGAAATATATGGATCACATGTCAACACAAGAAATCGCACAAGCGTTAGGGATCCCGGTCGGAACTGTCAAATCGCGGTTACATCATGCCCGGGAGCAACTGAAGCAAGTCATACAAAGGAGCGAATTATGAAAGAAATTGATGAACAGATTCGGGAGGCACTCCAGGCTCAGCAGGACGAATTGAATGATGGATACAATCTGGACAATGAAGGTATCTTGCAAATGTTTCGAGGCCACTCAAAGTGGATCACCATCACCTGGTTTAGCCTGATGGCGGTGACGGTTACCGTAATGATCGTTTCTGCAGTTCAGTTCTTTCGGGTTGAGAGTACCCGTGCCATGATTGCCTGGGCCACTGGTTTTACCGTCTGCTTCATTTTTGAAGCGTTAATTGAGTTTTCTTTTTTAGCAGATTGTCGGAAGAACGCACTTCAATGTCAGATAAAACGACTGGAGTTACAGGTCGCAACTTTAGTCAGTGGAATGGAAAACAAAGAAGAACAGCCAGAAGACGAGAAGGCGTAATGGCCTTTTAAGTCACCCTACTCCTGACAGAGCCTCTCAAAATATCCAATCATTCTAGAGAATAGGCATGCACCGCCTCTGTCACACTTGCTGAGACAGAGGCAATTCAGAATTACTCATCGAGATTGAATTTCATGACATCCGACTCGGGATCACCAGTTACAACAACAGAAAGCTCTGTTGCGTCGTTATACTTTGCAGGGATCACCTGCTCGACTTCGTCGATTTGTTCATCGGTATCAGGGTCGATCTTTTTCTTGCCTGTTGGTTTGTGCCAATAAACGGCAACACGGTAGGACGCCTTGTTGGGCCCCTTATCAGCAGGGATTTTAAACGCTCCGTTTTCAATAGGCCCACCAGCAGGGTTGGACTTTCCATCTTCTGGAATCAGGGAGATCATACCGTTAGGGATTGGTTCGCCTCCAAAGTTCACCGTTCCCGAGACTGGAAATCGTTTCTCCCCTGTATAATCAGACTGACTTCCACATCCCAAACAACCTGCAATCAAGACAACCAGTAATGCTCGAACAACCACGCCCATTTGATTCATCCGTAAGTGCCCTGTTAAAAATTGAGAATAAAAAATATCAACCAGCTCGACTGAGCTGGTTGAATTCAAAGAAGTTTCAAAGTCCAATTTAGAACTCTCCGACAACCTCATCGTCATCGATAAAGAACAAATTCTGGATTACAAATCCCGGACCAGCCATGTTGACATTCATCCCCAAACACGTGGTAGTCGAACCGGCTGCAGGATTGTGACTGATGTTTTCACTAATGAAACGTACCGCACCATCTGCCATCAGGAACTGGGCTCCCCCTTCATGGTTACTACTCATTCCATGACGTGTACAACCAGTGTCACCTGATGCAGCGTTATTAGCTGAAGTCGTTGCGGTCGGAGTGTTGATGGGCCAGTTGACACGGAACTTGTTGCCAGCGTCTGTAACACCACTGCGTCCCCAGACAATCGCACCTCCAAAACGTTTGCCTGCGGGATTGCGTTTCAGGCGACGTTCTGCCAATAAGAGAGTGTTACTGGTTCCATCGGTGATGTCACGAATACGAATCTTGGTATTGCCGCTCCCGATGCGATCATTCACAACATAATTGGATGTGGAATAATCCTGGTGCATATCGTTAAAATCTTTTTTTCCCGTATCCGAGGGACACCTATGGGCGGGAACGGGATCATCGAGTGGTGTGGTGCCCGCAAAATTGGCGCCGCGATTAGGCATCCGGCAGCCATCTGGATTTAATATGTTATACAAGGGAGCCTGATCCATGTAGGGTAGTATGAAAGTTCCCCAACCCCATGCACGGTAACTGTTGTCAGAAAAAGTACCTCCGTTTGACATCGTCACACACCGGGTCGACCAGCCAGCGCCACCGGGACGGTTAATAACCCCGGGAGGAAACACATTGTGAACATCGTGGTAGTTGTGAAATGCCAATCCAAACTGCTTCAAATTATTCTTGCAGGTAGATCGTCGGGCCGCTTCTCGAGCCTGTTGGACGGCTGGTAATAAAAGTGCAATTAAGATCGCAATAATGGCAATGACAACCAGCAGCTCAATTAACGTAAATCCAAATCTTCTGTCTTTTAATGAACTCTTCACCACAAAGTACTCCTTTAGAAATAGAGTTAAACTTTATTGCCTCTTTAGAAATGAAGGAGAGGCTAATAAGAAAATTTCTTAGAGATGCTCTGTTCAGATTCATGACTGTTTCTAAAATTACATTAGGAACAAAATATTCCTTTAATTAATACATCAGTTTATTAATATACACATGATTAATAATTAATCTACAAGTGTTTGGTTCAAAATGAATTTTTCACTAGTGATTACATTCGAACCTGATCTTTAGTTTCGTTAATAAAATAAATAGTCACTTCAACTCTTAAGACCAAGTAAACAGATTTCATTTGATCTTCCAATGAGACAGACTTTTTGACGCGTGAGTTACACTACTTCGATAAACGATTCAACGTTTGTGGGAACCTGATTCGCGCAGTAGCAACTTTTCAGAGAGTGCCAAAGTTTTTCTCAGAGTTCATCCTGGACTGTAAATCAGAAAGCAGAACGAATTCTGTGTTTACGCAGAGTCTGTAGAGCCCTGTTAATCTCACTTGTTCTAAAGCAGAAGGCCCTCTGATGAGACATGAGACTCGCTGACAGATTGGTCCCAGTGTTTGATACGACTATCGTGATCCCAATGTAAAACCTTCTGCCAGTTTCATTGCTTTTGCTGCTGCGAATGTTCCCCGGAACCGCATTGCAAACTGAAGGTATCTCTGCTTTGCAACATGGGGCTTGTCTTTGAGAAACTCTTCCAG
This window encodes:
- the secA gene encoding preprotein translocase subunit SecA, which encodes MEFLDKLGEWLTVVTAWFERFLTGLFGSSNERQIRKLGFVRDKEGNDEVVPGSMLAEIDSFEPELQKLSDEELKQTASKLRARLEAGETLDDILTYAFAAVRESAWRNLNMRHYSVQMIGGYFLHKGMIAEMVTGEGKTLVSSLPAFLNALSGKVHIVTVNDYLAQRDMEWMGPIHIALGLTVGAIQSRMGPEERQKHYACDITYGTNNEFGFDYLRDNMKPVKELQVQGPLHYAVVDEIDNILIDEARTPLIISGPAQDDLTKYSKANSVSMKLKVGVDFEVKEKEHTCHLTDAGVKHAEELAGVESFYTAGNMEWPHLIDNALKAHHLYKRDVNYVVQQGEVIIVDDHTGRLMPGRQWGDGLHQAVEAKEGVRIKEESQTLATITLQNFFKLYDKLAGMTGTAMTEAEEFWKIYQLDVVSIPTNRPMQRINHPDVIYQTEKEKWTAIADEVREVHEKGCPILVGTVSIEQSEIVSHKLSKYGIQHNVLNAKQHEREAEIIAQAGRKGAVTIATNMAGRGTDIILGGSAEHIAWDELSQKYESRLQVPKAEWDQLVKEIEKREGMDVEAEEVTQLGGLHVIGSERHDSRRIDLQLRGRSGRQGDPGSSRFFLSLEDKLMRVFAGDWVKSILSRMGMEEGEAIESRMVSNRIEGAQKKVEERHFEQRKHLLEYDEVMDEQRKNVYGYRQQILDGCNCRDLILEMIERQVDEETDRLLDSNYRWDTIAAWCGQEAHIDVEAVSVRDMTFEQLVSYLKDEASRQADDLIAEQIEENLPEEYEDDWNWQALAKWANAHFSLNLNERELKKSGKDGLHQTLYDHAQKAIGRIDFSPLETFLDPSWGTRSLVGYLDYQFGITADPEDFKDLSIPEAKEKVLEKVKELYREKEVTFPVTVGMYNFLGNQQPGNEANSRIGLVKWANTRFQTNLELESLKGKPVNEIQQILSTESEKVFVNGEASSQIEQFLTKAYSEEATVASGNGVHGGSHNPALGELVEWANQELETNLTTEELEPLSDDEIRTRLYQAYNHRYRPELSQAERSLILEVLDTSWKDHLYYMDHLRAGIGLVGYAQKDPKVEYRREGMKAFDAMWGRIGQQVTSAIFRLEKQSPDFVGSLWQVTSTVHEEVSDDYGYDESGEESGSPSEPSQQTIDPIVNQQPKVGRNDPCPCGSGKKYKKCCGKNL
- a CDS encoding sulfite oxidase-like oxidoreductase gives rise to the protein MYNGPDSEKYQAGNPPAPPADNSEMIISSDTYRENRIPAGQTRTRKWPVLHATDVPKINLDTWKLEISGLVKNPLSFNWNEFQQLPRTQVFADFHCVTRWSRLGNLWEGVSAKEIMQRAGVQPEAHYVIATGYDDGWTTNLPLKDFQSEDVLLCDKHDDEPLDPDHGGPLRLIIPLLYAWKSAKWITKIEFVADDSPGYWERGGYHNHGDPWVMNEDNPDGERFQSKDDIPPGFFD
- a CDS encoding DUF6768 family protein — encoded protein: MKEIDEQIREALQAQQDELNDGYNLDNEGILQMFRGHSKWITITWFSLMAVTVTVMIVSAVQFFRVESTRAMIAWATGFTVCFIFEALIEFSFLADCRKNALQCQIKRLELQVATLVSGMENKEEQPEDEKA
- a CDS encoding RNA polymerase sigma factor is translated as MTRSPNQILDELLVLKCQDGDIKAFKTLVSRWHNRLRRHAWYLTQDWEAAGDIVQDAWLDIIRTIRRLKDPSSFRNWAYRIVANKATDWVRRKQRQRTLWTEIAHQKKSAGDSTAQQGNKSHVQSIIQQGIKALSTSSQQILSMKYMDHMSTQEIAQALGIPVGTVKSRLHHAREQLKQVIQRSEL
- a CDS encoding 3-deoxy-D-manno-octulosonic acid transferase, with the protein product MRLISYLLNLVYCLLLAVVFPIILYRVLVQKKYRSGWSQKFLGNLPCRDEDRPCLWFHAVSVGEVLQLPPLLDQIQEQIPDVEFVITTTTHTGFTVAQEKFPQYRICYFPLDFSWAVKRALQRIQPTAVILVEMELWPNFVLAAAELKIPVSIINGRLSEKSFRGYWRIRKLIGPLLNRLHLIATQTENYAERFRSLKGNSDRIHITGSIKFDGIEVERDNPLTAELRSTFRLNTAQTVLVAGSTQSPEERIALDIYLEARKYFPSLRLILVPRHQERFEEVAEMIKSYGLPLIRRSEQRQGDVSTLLPFSNSEAPAVGLLDTLGELKACWGVADVAFVGGSLTKRGGQNMIEPAGYGTALMFGPNTWNFKDVVDALIQHRAAKVVHDQDELLVTLLDWLKDPQTAASQGERAQKFVLDQRGATSRTVNLILPLLMNTKVTSCERAA
- a CDS encoding DUF1559 domain-containing protein, which encodes MKSSLKDRRFGFTLIELLVVIAIIAILIALLLPAVQQAREAARRSTCKNNLKQFGLAFHNYHDVHNVFPPGVINRPGGAGWSTRCVTMSNGGTFSDNSYRAWGWGTFILPYMDQAPLYNILNPDGCRMPNRGANFAGTTPLDDPVPAHRCPSDTGKKDFNDMHQDYSTSNYVVNDRIGSGNTKIRIRDITDGTSNTLLLAERRLKRNPAGKRFGGAIVWGRSGVTDAGNKFRVNWPINTPTATTSANNAASGDTGCTRHGMSSNHEGGAQFLMADGAVRFISENISHNPAAGSTTTCLGMNVNMAGPGFVIQNLFFIDDDEVVGEF